The Salvia splendens isolate huo1 chromosome 21, SspV2, whole genome shotgun sequence genome includes a window with the following:
- the LOC121783849 gene encoding probable WRKY transcription factor 27, with translation MDDDWDLHAVVRGCAASSTTTTVATTAAVDAPFPPFHCNAQNPFDFSVDVRNDPFQGLREIYQEFCGEDPPPTSAAAASVTPSPPQAHQYFMQFKPPPLRLNMPIHENVRFHIGSSHQNYPATIPPPVRPRRRKNLQMKMVRQMTQEELSADSWAWRKYGQKPIKGSPYPRNYYRCSTSKGCAARKQVERSPNDPEIFVVSYAGEHTHPRPTHRSSLAGSTRAKLASPRPKPGGGGGNGALLSQKGPMSAAAASSSSSPAALASFSPATPSVEGEGVAQREDVKMGEGEDGGGDDDENIIMIPSDMMNDDDDMFSGFQDSDGHSSDENIN, from the exons ATGGATGATGACTGGGATCTCCACGCCGTGGTGAGAGGCTGCGCCGCCAGCTCAACAACCACTACAGTCGCCACCACCGCAGCCGTCGATGCCCCTTTTCCACCTTTCCATTGCAACGCCCAAAACCCCTTCGATTTTTCTGTGGATGTCAGAAACGATCCTTTCCAAGGTTTGCGAGAAATCTACCAAGAATTCTGCGGCGAGGATCCGCCGCcaacctccgccgccgccgccagcgTAACGCCCTCTCCGCCGCAAGCGCATCAATATTTCATGCAGTTCAAGCCGCCGCCGCTCCGATTGAATATGCCAATTCATGAAAATGTACGGTTTCACATAGGCTCTTCCCATCAAAATTATCCGGCCACGATTCCGCCGCCAGTTCGGCCGCGGAGAAG GAAAAATCTGCAGATGAAAATGGTGCGTCAAATGACACAAGAAGAGCTCTCTGCCGATTCATGGGCGTGGCGAAAATACGGCCAAAAACCAATCAAAGGTTCTCCATATCCGAG AAACTACTACCGGTGCAGCACATCGAAAGGCTGCGCCGCGAGAAAGCAGGTGGAGCGGAGCCCGAACGATCCGGAGATCTTCGTGGTCTCGTACGCGGGCGAGCACACGCACCCGCGCCCGACCCACCGGAGCTCGCTCGCCGGAAGCACCCGCGCCAAGCTGGCTTCTCCGCGGCCTAAACCGGGCGGAGGCGGCGGAAATGGCGCGCTTTTATCTCAAAAGGGCCCGATGTCGGCGGCTGCGGCTTCTTCCTCTTCGTCGCCGGCGGCCCTAGCGAGTTTCTCGCCGGCCACTCCCTCAGTGGAAGGCGAAGGTGTGGCGCAGAGGGAAGACGTGAAGATGGGCGAGGGGGAAGACGGAGGCGGAGACGACGACGAGAATATAATCATGATCCCGAGCGATATGATGAACGATGATGACGACATGTTCAGTGGATTTCAAGATTCCGATGGTCACTCCAGCGACGAGAATATAAATTGA
- the LOC121783574 gene encoding uncharacterized protein LOC121783574 isoform X1 gives MASADDNRNRRRHPAAHFTGFLHAAAANLSSFLPPKGQYSPPPSSKIHLPLLFPNSALSLTSPSDSASPSKNPPSPPSLSAKTAPSYETGAGFPSTVRISTGKGGGPAFVGQVFSMCDLSGTGLMAVSTHFDIPFLSKRTPEWLKKIFAAVTKSERNGPVFRFFMDLGDAVSYVKKLNIPSGVVGACRLDIAYEHFKEKPDMFQFIPNERQVKEANKLLKVFPQIDGKKKVEGVPVFSAQNMDIAIATMDGIKWYTPYFFDKKMLDNILQESVDQHFHALIETRNSQRRRDVIDDNLSAEAVEEMNESMWDPPEVQEVLDEMGHPGIPLSVISKAAEIQLLYAVDKVILGNRWLRKATGIQPKFPYVIDSFQRKSAAAFQRARNPSHLVSNSESEEDAQLTKPNSLVETNDSTRHKQQRLSFQFPFGDWSSNPWSKQHEDQQNPLGARDPKSTRQHRDQELQLSPFLPKITMVGVSTGESGKIQKANLKKMMDDLTKELEKAEQVNQGGNEATADERDPLFVANVGDYYSGVSKTRSARWVRGGSF, from the exons ATGGCTTCGGCCGACGACAATCGCAACCGCCGGCGCCACCCCGCCGCCCACTTCACTGGATTCCtccacgccgccgccgccaacCTATCCTCTTTCCTCCCTCCCAAGGGGCAATATTCTCCGCCGCCCTCTTCCAAAATCCACCTCCCTCTTCTCTTCCCCAACTCGGCCCTCTCACTCACTTCACCCTCCGATTCAGCCTCGCCTTCGAAAAATCCGCCGTCTCCGCCTTCCTTATCCGCCAAGACCGCGCCCTCTTACGAGACGGGCGCGGGATTCCCCTCCACAGTTCGGATTTCGACCGGGAAAGGCGGCGGCCCGGCGTTCGTGGGCCAGGTGTTCAGCATGTGCGACCTTTCCGGCACCGGTTTGATGGCTGTTTCGACTCATTTTGATATCCCTTTCCTGTCTAAAAG AACACCAGAGTGGCTAAAGAAGATATTTGCAGCAGTGACTAAAAGTGAAAGGAATGGTCCTGTATTCCGTTTCTTCATGGATCTCGGAGATGCGG TTTCTTATGTAAAAAAGCTCAATATACCCAGCGGGGTGGTTGGTGCATGCCGTCTTGATATTGCATATGAGCATTTTAAG GAGAAACCTGATATGTTTCAATTTATTCCAAATGAAAGACAG GTTAAGGAAGCTAACAAACTTCTGAAAGTATTTCCCCAAATCGATGGTAAAAAGAAAGTGGAGGGTGTTCCTGTCTTTAGTGCTCAGAACATGGATATTGCTATTGCAACAATGGATGGCATCAAGTG GTATACTCCTTActtttttgataaaaagatGCTAGATAACATTCTTCAAGAGTCAGTAGATCAACATTTCCATGCATTGATTGAAACAAGAAATTCGCAACGGCGACGAGATGTTATTGATGATAACCTGTCAGCAGAAGCTGTTGAAGAGATGAATGAAAGCATGTGGGATCCCCCAGAG GTTCAGGAAGTCCTAGACGAAATGGGTCATCCTGGTATACCCTTAAGTGTCATCTCAAAGGCTGCTGAGATTCAGCTTCTATATGCTGTTGACAAGGTTATTCTCGGTAACAGATGGTTGCGTAAGGCCACTGGAATTCAGCCCAAATTTCCCTACGTGATCGACTCCTTTCAGAGAAA GAGTGCTGCTGCTTTTCAGAGAGCTAGAAATCCATCCCACTTAGTTTCTAACTCTGAGTCTGAGGAAGATGCTCAACTTACAAAACCCAACTCTCTAGTGGAAACGAATGACAGTACTCGCCATAAACAACAGAGGCTGAGTTTCCAGTTCCCTTTCGGAGATTGGTCTAGTAATCCTTGGTCGAAGCAACACGAAGATCAGCAGAATCCGTTAGGCGCAAG AGATCCTAAGAGCACCAGGCAACACAGAGATCAAGAGTTGCAGTTATCTCCATTCCTCCCCAAGATTACAATGGTTGGAGTCTCAACGGGAGAGTCGGGCAAGATACAGAAGGCCAACTTAAAGAAGATGATGGATGATCTGACGAAAGAACTAGAGAAGGCGGAACAGGTAAATCAAGGTGGCAACGAGGCAACGGCTGATGAGAGGGATCCTCTATTTGTGGCGAATGTCGGGGACTACTACTCTGGTGTATCAAAAACTAGGTCAGCCAGGTGGGTTCGAGGGGGATCTTTCTAG
- the LOC121783574 gene encoding uncharacterized protein LOC121783574 isoform X2, giving the protein MASADDNRNRRRHPAAHFTGFLHAAAANLSSFLPPKGQYSPPPSSKIHLPLLFPNSALSLTSPSDSASPSKNPPSPPSLSAKTAPSYETGAGFPSTVRISTGKGGGPAFVGQVFSMCDLSGTGLMAVSTHFDIPFLSKRTPEWLKKIFAAVTKSERNGPVFRFFMDLGDAVSYVKKLNIPSGVVGACRLDIAYEHFKEKPDMFQFIPNERQVKEANKLLKVFPQIDGKKKVEGVPVFSAQNMDIAIATMDGIKWYTPYFFDKKMLDNILQESVDQHFHALIETRNSQRRRDVIDDNLSAEAVEEMNESMWDPPEEVLDEMGHPGIPLSVISKAAEIQLLYAVDKVILGNRWLRKATGIQPKFPYVIDSFQRKSAAAFQRARNPSHLVSNSESEEDAQLTKPNSLVETNDSTRHKQQRLSFQFPFGDWSSNPWSKQHEDQQNPLGARDPKSTRQHRDQELQLSPFLPKITMVGVSTGESGKIQKANLKKMMDDLTKELEKAEQVNQGGNEATADERDPLFVANVGDYYSGVSKTRSARWVRGGSF; this is encoded by the exons ATGGCTTCGGCCGACGACAATCGCAACCGCCGGCGCCACCCCGCCGCCCACTTCACTGGATTCCtccacgccgccgccgccaacCTATCCTCTTTCCTCCCTCCCAAGGGGCAATATTCTCCGCCGCCCTCTTCCAAAATCCACCTCCCTCTTCTCTTCCCCAACTCGGCCCTCTCACTCACTTCACCCTCCGATTCAGCCTCGCCTTCGAAAAATCCGCCGTCTCCGCCTTCCTTATCCGCCAAGACCGCGCCCTCTTACGAGACGGGCGCGGGATTCCCCTCCACAGTTCGGATTTCGACCGGGAAAGGCGGCGGCCCGGCGTTCGTGGGCCAGGTGTTCAGCATGTGCGACCTTTCCGGCACCGGTTTGATGGCTGTTTCGACTCATTTTGATATCCCTTTCCTGTCTAAAAG AACACCAGAGTGGCTAAAGAAGATATTTGCAGCAGTGACTAAAAGTGAAAGGAATGGTCCTGTATTCCGTTTCTTCATGGATCTCGGAGATGCGG TTTCTTATGTAAAAAAGCTCAATATACCCAGCGGGGTGGTTGGTGCATGCCGTCTTGATATTGCATATGAGCATTTTAAG GAGAAACCTGATATGTTTCAATTTATTCCAAATGAAAGACAG GTTAAGGAAGCTAACAAACTTCTGAAAGTATTTCCCCAAATCGATGGTAAAAAGAAAGTGGAGGGTGTTCCTGTCTTTAGTGCTCAGAACATGGATATTGCTATTGCAACAATGGATGGCATCAAGTG GTATACTCCTTActtttttgataaaaagatGCTAGATAACATTCTTCAAGAGTCAGTAGATCAACATTTCCATGCATTGATTGAAACAAGAAATTCGCAACGGCGACGAGATGTTATTGATGATAACCTGTCAGCAGAAGCTGTTGAAGAGATGAATGAAAGCATGTGGGATCCCCCAGAG GAAGTCCTAGACGAAATGGGTCATCCTGGTATACCCTTAAGTGTCATCTCAAAGGCTGCTGAGATTCAGCTTCTATATGCTGTTGACAAGGTTATTCTCGGTAACAGATGGTTGCGTAAGGCCACTGGAATTCAGCCCAAATTTCCCTACGTGATCGACTCCTTTCAGAGAAA GAGTGCTGCTGCTTTTCAGAGAGCTAGAAATCCATCCCACTTAGTTTCTAACTCTGAGTCTGAGGAAGATGCTCAACTTACAAAACCCAACTCTCTAGTGGAAACGAATGACAGTACTCGCCATAAACAACAGAGGCTGAGTTTCCAGTTCCCTTTCGGAGATTGGTCTAGTAATCCTTGGTCGAAGCAACACGAAGATCAGCAGAATCCGTTAGGCGCAAG AGATCCTAAGAGCACCAGGCAACACAGAGATCAAGAGTTGCAGTTATCTCCATTCCTCCCCAAGATTACAATGGTTGGAGTCTCAACGGGAGAGTCGGGCAAGATACAGAAGGCCAACTTAAAGAAGATGATGGATGATCTGACGAAAGAACTAGAGAAGGCGGAACAGGTAAATCAAGGTGGCAACGAGGCAACGGCTGATGAGAGGGATCCTCTATTTGTGGCGAATGTCGGGGACTACTACTCTGGTGTATCAAAAACTAGGTCAGCCAGGTGGGTTCGAGGGGGATCTTTCTAG